gactatttctttttttaaataaatgatgtatTCTATAAACGttctgttcatccaagaatcctctacTTGCAGCAGTGCAACTGTTCAGCATATACTGTTAATTAAAGCTgctttaggacctgtgaggagtctgtttctcaaattaaAGACTGATGTTCTTGTcttcttgttgttgtgcatctgggttgtccacctctctctctgtcccggttagatcaagtttgttttattctttcaaaacagaagtgcatggaatagccttcatctctccgAAGAACAATAAATTGATGAATTTGAggagaaacattttattttttgttatttttaaaaccGAAATTTGACTTGAAAGTGTAAAGTAACTTCAAGTGTACTAAACTCCTCAGCTGGAAAAAGACACTATATTGCGATTTCCACACTTCATAAAGTAACACAACCATCTGAACTGTtctaacaaaaagaaatgttacttTATTACAAAGTTAACATATTCAGTGATTTCTTAAGGattatgtgacattattttcttagtagactggaTTAATGAcagctgaaaatggggctttgcaTCAtgggtaaaaaaatattttaatataaataaaactaataaaacacTTATTTCAGATTATAGAGATGATATCTCTGTAATCTATAACCACATTACACgtgagaaatgaaaattcttggtcGAAACTGAGCATtatgaacacatttttattttcttagttTCCTTTTTgttcttaaatgtatttatttatttatttgccaaatCTACTGGATTGTAATGAATGGGCATGTGCTGTCAGTCACGCTAAACCACGCCCACAGCATTGCCCGTGTTTATACGTCATTGTCAAGACTGCAGAACAGGCATTCTCGAAGAATACAATAAAAACGGctcagcatttatttgtgcattaaattacacatacaCTTTTGTACTTTTAGATGGTATTGTGAGCAAAGAAACCCGTATATTTGTGCATTCTTCTGGTGCGTGGATTTGTGAATTGAGCGCGTGTCGATCTGTTGCGTGAATGTGTGGATCGGTTGCCCGTGGATTCCCGTGTGCATCTGTCGATCTGTTGTGTGAATGTGTTCTGGCCACTCACATTGCGCAAACACAGACGCAGAAGATCCCACGCATTTATGTGCTGAACCCGCAAAGCTTTCGTGGGATATTTAGTGGAGAAAAGATAGAAATACTCTTTATTCCCCTAACAAATGTAGCCAGTTTGAATGGGAACGACGTTTTCCCACGAAATTCACTCCGGGAACTCCGTCCACAGGAataaagggtagttcacccaaaatttttaattctctcatcattttctcaccctcatgccatcccagatgtgtgactttcattcttctgcagaacacaaatgaagatttttagaagaatatttcagctctgtaggtccataaaatgcaagtgaatggtgaccaaaactttgaaggtccaaaagcacaaagtcagcataaaagtaatccataagactccagtggtttaatccacgtctttCTTAGCGATATgacataggtgtgggtgagaaacggatcaatatttaagctctttttaactataaatgtcaactttcacattcagatgtgaaagtgaaactaaacaggtacCACGAGACTTtcagctaagatattcttctaaaaatctttgtttgtgttcagcagatgaaagaaagtctttcacatctgggatggaatgacggtgagtaaatgatgagataattttcattttggggagaaCTCTCCCTTTAAATAGGTCAGttattaatatatacattaaaATTAACCAGTTTGATATAAAGACATGACTAGCATTTATCTCCTGAGCTGTGGAGCACATAATTTGAACCGATTCTTGTATTTTATTCTGTAGGTCTAGACAAGCAAAGAACTGTTAATGGGTGTTCTTTTAATCTCTGGAGCTTTTCAATAATGAATTTTGATGAAGAATGTCTGTCAATGAActtgataaacattttaatggacTTAATAGTCAGATTCTTTATGAGGTATTTCTGTAGTTTTACTGCATATCACTATTTTGAGATCATTATTTTGCAATTAATaatgtactatttttttttttttaaaaaaaggcctcATTATTTCACTTCATTTGTTTTACCCTGAAACAAAACTATGCTTGATGTGGTTAGTTCTGGCTCTTAGCTCCatgtaacacattttaccatgattAAATACATTCTGCAGAATTCCAGATTTTCCCCAAAAATGAGCGCAGAAAATGAAAAAGTTTGATGACCCCTTTCATTGGGGTCTGCCAGTGAGTTACAAcaaactttttaaagtgtacaatTATACATGTTTGAAGCAAACTGCCAACTGAAGCAtactttgctttattttttaccCAGCAAGAGAGAGCTCTTTTGTCGGAGTGATACATGAAGCCTTTTGGAAAGCATGGTTACTCCTATAGATACACAAAAActactttgttaaaaaaaaaaaaaaaatgcattttcaattgCAATTGAGATTCTAAAATTTCAGACAAAATCTGTTTAATTAGAACCTctcaatacattaattaaaatggaaGCTTTTAAATAATTTGAGACTGAAAAAGAAGTCACAATATAAATTCTATTGCATCATCGTACCGAAGGTGGAACATGGACACTTAATTTCTGGAATATGGGATTCTTAATTGTGAGCTGATAAATACACAGTTCAGatacaaaaaaatcaaaatcaaaaatcaaatactGAATAAGCAAATACATCACAAAAAGGTCACTGAAACTCTTCCTTACTTTTgggctttattaaaataaaaaggcttAGCACCATGTTTGAAATAAACAACATGCATGATGGCCTGGCTGTTTATCAGAATACTTACTCATCAGCAACTTAGTTATGTGACTGTGTATTGACGGAACATTAACACAGTTCTTCCTAATATTACATCCGATTTGAGAGGGAGGGTTTGGGCTAAGAGACATCCCTGcatttacaataaaacaaaacaaacaaacaaacacaatattgcctttttcttaaagggatagttcaccccaaaatgaaaattctctcatcagttactcaccctcatgccatcccagatgtatatgacttcctttattcagcagaacacatttgaagaaaaatatctcagctcagtaggtcctaatAATGGAAATggataaaaagtacttaaatattgatctttttcacaccaaaagtgatcatatcgctttataagacattcatttaactactggagtcatatggatgaggttaatgctgattgtctgtgctttttggaacatcaaAATTCACGTTACCATCCATTTCCATTATAAGAACCTActtagctgagatatttttcttcaaatgtgttctgcaaaagaaagaaagtcatacagatctgggatggcatgagagtgtgtaaatgatgagagaattttaatttttgggtgaactatcactttgaaGTATCACAGGGTTTGTTGAAAGCACAGTGGCAGAATAATTGTATTCTTGGCTTTATAGCTGTAATTCTGCGGTGCATCCACAGAAAATAAGCCTCATGCTTTCAATAGGAAATTAgatatttatgtgatatttaaaGTCTTGAGGAAAAtgcttactttaaaaaaaattgtaatgcaACAATTTTCTTTTAACCTGGATTAATTTCTTGAGTGTTACAACATTGCTGTTTTACATGTAAAATATAGTCTGTGCAATGAGAGAAGCTGACTGTAAAATCAACAACTTGTGAATTGTCAACTTTGGCAAGTTTGCTCGAGTTGTATGGAAAACCAAAGAATAGACTAGATAAAATCTTCCTACTGCATCAATAATTTtccttaaataatgtttttattaatttcagaATAACTATGAGAAATGTATACGCAAGTTCTGTACAATTCTCTGTTTATGCTTGCAATAGCTTTAAAAAAACGAGTGGTGAAACAGTTTGAAAAATGGGATGCTGTCTCTTAGTGCACTTAAAACCCCCGAAATCATATTTTGTCCAACAGCAATCCTTCGCTTTGCTCTGGTATATACTTCAGAAAAATCAGTTCTTCAGATTATTGTGTTGGCTCCAGTTAATGTTTTCAATCTTTATCCCAATTTTTCAGTGTCTATAGAGGCACATTAAAAATACTGCCATTTTCCAAGGACTGTGTCTTTGATTGCATCAACAAACTGTGCAGGCACCCAATAGACCCAATATTGCGAGGCTTCTGTCGGACCCAGCTGAAATGCCTAggacaaacaaaatatttaaatgaatgaatgtttttttccctaacatttaatgcatagtttgttgatatgacaatgttAAGATAAACAGATACCATCATGTGATAGTCCTCGTGACCCTCTATTGGCTCAGTCACAACATTTTTGATGGAACCCATTGGGATTTTTTCTGTTCTTTCTGCAGACCAGAAAACATCAATATCCTAGAATTAGTATAAATCAAATATTATCTATTCATTTTTACTTAAAGGTTGAAATCACCTTTTGTTCCAATCCACAGTTGATCCTGTTCCAGTTTGAATGTGAGTCGAACTTTTCCCCCAGATTTGTTGTACATTCCTGATAAAGGCACTGTTGGAAGGCGCTCCTATTTAACAAATTTGAAATCAATCGGATGTCATTAATGCACACAATAAACTTACACTGTGCCCTTAAAAAGAGCTTTATAACAGGCTTTCACAAGACATGACCACTGAACCTACATTCAAATGATGCCTGTCCAGTAAAATTCAAACATCTATATGGGGCACATTTGAGTCCAtctgtgcttttaaaaaaaaaaaaaaaaaaaaagtatatgtaatGTACATGCTCTAGtcggatgtctttgactgttgtgccatGTCTCGCACAGGAGCGCTGCTTTTTTAGACGTCTAGTCAAGCTAAAAGAACTTTTGAAAAACACTCCTCGAGACACACTGTTCTGTTCAATTCGTTGCACTGCGTCTAACTTATTTTCCATGCAAGAACATGTTTGGTTTTGAACGTCccctaaaaatgtgtttttgtgaaatatcaaATCTGTGCAATAACAAAATCCGTTTTGATTACCTTGACTCCTTTTATTGATGGCATGACATCTTCTGGTTTTCCTTTGTCCAAAACTTTTCTGTGTTGCTGAGAAAAAGTCCACAAATAtaccaataaatatatatatatttttacatttaatcttAAAGTCACTTAAAGGAAATGAATTTCCAACCTTTTGCCTGCACAATGGCTCCTTTTTGTTTTCCTCAGCTTTAACTTCTTGCTGAATAACTTCTTTTGGTGTATTTACAGCTAATACATCATTTATTGTAGACCCAACCACCATTATTTTTGCACCATTTGTAACTTTGATTTCTCGAAGTGTCTTGTCCTCTGGTAGCAGTCCTTTGTACATCACTTTCTGCATAGCAGGTGGAAGacctaaaaacaaaattatagaagaaaaaaacattagtaCCAAGTAGTTTCAGAAGGGTGACAGAAGTTACATATTTAATACTACAACACTCATTTTCTTGCCCTGAAGCATTTTACTGACATTTTAATTGTGAGATCTTACATGGAGACAGTTTTGAGCTTGAGTCCACATTTAGTGTTTTGCATTTTATATGCTCCTTAAACCATTACAATTACATTACAGCATAACAatttatgaattaacatgaatttcacaAGTGCTTTGTATTTTGCATCCCCCCATtttactttaatgacagcatatACTCGAAATGCCATAAACGCCACAAGTTACATTACAGCATGACATGATAATGTTCATCTTATGTGCTGCAACACTtaaaaaatgaagtcattacccttcctTAATTGAACTTGAGAAAGTGTTCAGGGgcaatttaatttctttcaagtcaagtcagtttcattcagccaacataatttagttggattagttcaaataaatgtactttaatagttttaactcaactttattaaGTTCATCAAACTAAATTTCATTTAAtaaattttcttatgttggtctaacttaatttattttaattatcattagtatatgccaggttaGCGTCACTATCAGttttgatagcaactgcttacagagctaagcagcactcaaatcagacatcacttgaaagtgaaagtccatcctcaacctaagcacaagcaCCAGTCTTCATGacagtggtaacccccaaaactgcAGCCTACAGatcctctttttaaataccaatgtaacagaacattaaacattaacaaatctccacctattctcatcttgctcaaaaatgcataaaacaacagttaattttaacatttgttcaccccatccagtcccatgcaaacatgctgggaaatggaaatcccctgcccagtttcatcaatgctacaaaaagtattaatgtagtccaaactcaaatgcattaagtaaacttacattttacaaatgtaattggATAGAATGCAAAGAAatgaagttgtgacaaaatgttctagaattcagttgctttagttcattttaattcagtaaactgatttttttttttttgagtgaatggCAGCCAAGAATTCTGACCTTTCAGaatcaattttcttttttgattaGTAGTGACCTAGAAATTAGAATCTTAAAGATTTCTTGTTAATTTTACATCGTgtctgtattttaaaatgttcagtcctaaaattgtttatttgcaggtttaaatatgattttaaatcccagattttcaaagtGGACTCATTGTACACAAAATAAAGTATTGCATCtctgttattcttttttttttttctccccaatttggaatgcccaattcccaatgtgctctaagtcctcgtggtggcatagtgactcgcctcaatctgggtggtggatgaatctcagttgcctccacgtctgagaccgtcaatctgcgcatcttatcacatggcttattgagcgcgttaccgtggagacctagcgcgtgtggaggcttcacgctattctccacggcatccacgcacaactcaccatgcgccccaccgagagcgagaacctcattatagcgaccacgaggaggttaacccaattgGCCaatgggccaattggttgcttaggaagcctgactggagtcactcagcacaccctggattcgtaTCTCTGTTATTTTTATAACACAAAAAAGTTGCAAAGTCAGATGAGACAACATATCTAATTTAAGCATAATTTTATAACTTAACTTTTATTATTTTGTGAGTTCATTTACTTAAAAACTCACTACTTTTAATATTATGTACAAAGACTTATAATCTTTATTGTATTACCAGTGAGTGCGTGAATCTTCTCTTTAAGCTTAGCTCCAGTGCCATCTAAAGGAATTTTCAgatcatatttgtttttgttccaaATAATTTTCACATCCACCATCTCTTTCCCATCATCGCTTTCTTCTCCATTGCTGACAACAGGAGGCTCAGCTGATGTGCTTTCACCATCAGTAAGAGATGCTTGTTCAGTTCCTGATGCATCTCCTTGTCCAGCAGCTTCACACAATACTTCTGGTGCTTTCTGCATGACCTCATCTTCCATTCCTCCTACCTCACTTCCTGTGGGAACAATTCCAGATAAAATTATAAGAGGGGTAccactcaaataaataaaatgaaccaGTTAAATTTTTTGATCATACTGATAAATGAAGAGGAAAATTTGGTGCAAATAATGTCAGACTTGTTTCAGGAGAAGGACTGATATGAGAATATAACATTTCAATTAAATGCCAATTCAAGCATTTAAGAATTCAGACAAATACTATAAGGTAAAGAAATGTACTAAAATGTCAAAGCTAACAACTCTAACTCGGGTAATCTAGGTAACAAAGCTGAGGTCTAAATCTTACAAAGATGGATTGTTGATACTACTATTTACATATCTTCCACCAACACAGATGACAAATTGAccatttatagatttttttgttttttttaaattgtaactggTATATAAAAGTTTTTATAAATACAAGCTAACTGACTAGCTGCTGCACAGACGCACTGAAACATCTAGAAAATTCACCCATCGTTCTTTAAACCCAACAATTGAACCAAGACAAAATACTGCACCCATGACAGTCTTAATCAAGATAGTGTTTCGGAATTATAGCACACGACTGACTCAGCGACAAGTCACCATCTCCAAACTGTTGGCCGTGATCAAACAGCCGGATGATCGAGCTGGTAACTTAGCCAGCCTGCTGTGCTAAATTCGCAAGCACACATTTAgactgtgtctcaaaacctagtgaactgcctacaTGTGCAGCATCATTGGGCATCACAGGCGCGTGTGGAACGTTCGTTCAAACATTCAAAATGCACATATGATGCACCGGAATGCTGTTCAAACGTTCTAAAAATGTCCGAACGTTCCAAATGCGCCTATGAGGTCCCCAAAATGCTATATAGTGAGGAAGCTCAATATGATTTGTAACACAGCCGAAGTTTTCGACATGGCTGTTTGGGCTAATCACAGAATATCTACCTATTATTTAACACTGACAATTTAAAGAAACGCCCATTCGGTGTTATACAAGTGCCAAATAACTGGACTCGATATTCTAAGTTTTTACACAACACGGTAAATACAGTGGAAATaacatttaagtacattttcatgCTACCTACCATCCTGCGCCGCCATGATGATTGTGTACAATATGAGGGAAGGCTTCTGGGAAAGAGCGTGCTGTCAGTGACTGAACCCTCCGACTTTCCGTAGTGACTC
This portion of the Myxocyprinus asiaticus isolate MX2 ecotype Aquarium Trade chromosome 14, UBuf_Myxa_2, whole genome shotgun sequence genome encodes:
- the ubfd1 gene encoding ubiquitin domain-containing protein UBFD1 isoform X3 — translated: MEDEVMQKAPEVLCEAAGQGDASGTEQASLTDGESTSAEPPVVSNGEESDDGKEMVDVKIIWNKNKYDLKIPLDGTGAKLKEKIHALTGLPPAMQKVMYKGLLPEDKTLREIKVTNGAKIMVVGSTINDVLAVNTPKEVIQQEVKAEENKKEPLCRQKQHRKVLDKGKPEDVMPSIKGVKERLPTVPLSGMYNKSGGKVRLTFKLEQDQLWIGTKERTEKIPMGSIKNVVTEPIEGHEDYHMMAFQLGPTEASQYWVYWVPAQFVDAIKDTVLGKWQYF
- the ubfd1 gene encoding ubiquitin domain-containing protein UBFD1 isoform X1; amino-acid sequence: MAAQDGSEVGGMEDEVMQKAPEVLCEAAGQGDASGTEQASLTDGESTSAEPPVVSNGEESDDGKEMVDVKIIWNKNKYDLKIPLDGTGAKLKEKIHALTGLPPAMQKVMYKGLLPEDKTLREIKVTNGAKIMVVGSTINDVLAVNTPKEVIQQEVKAEENKKEPLCRQKQHRKVLDKGKPEDVMPSIKGVKERLPTVPLSGMYNKSGGKVRLTFKLEQDQLWIGTKERTEKIPMGSIKNVVTEPIEGHEDYHMMAFQLGPTEASQYWVYWVPAQFVDAIKDTVLGKWQYF
- the ubfd1 gene encoding ubiquitin domain-containing protein UBFD1 isoform X2, encoding MGSEVGGMEDEVMQKAPEVLCEAAGQGDASGTEQASLTDGESTSAEPPVVSNGEESDDGKEMVDVKIIWNKNKYDLKIPLDGTGAKLKEKIHALTGLPPAMQKVMYKGLLPEDKTLREIKVTNGAKIMVVGSTINDVLAVNTPKEVIQQEVKAEENKKEPLCRQKQHRKVLDKGKPEDVMPSIKGVKERLPTVPLSGMYNKSGGKVRLTFKLEQDQLWIGTKERTEKIPMGSIKNVVTEPIEGHEDYHMMAFQLGPTEASQYWVYWVPAQFVDAIKDTVLGKWQYF